One stretch of Eupeodes corollae chromosome 2, idEupCoro1.1, whole genome shotgun sequence DNA includes these proteins:
- the LOC129947963 gene encoding insulin-like growth factor 2 mRNA-binding protein 1 isoform X2 — MPSNSDFPEDGRQDSFSTGSESSSVSSKILISGIPLQTRFEDIEPLLKPFGTVKQCEAVTSKDPNTQTVHITFENPDQAQRAAGGLNGVEFEGNKLHAEQLDKNLRRNARSARNQYAGMPGPGRQADFPLRILVQSEMVGAIIGRQGSTIRTITQQSRARVDVHRKENVGSVEKAITIYGNPENCTNACKRILEVMQQEAISTNKGEICLKILAHNNLIGRIIGKNGNTIKRIMQETDTKITVSSINDISSYNLERIITVKGLIENMSRAESQISSKLRQSYENDLQAMAPQSLMFPGLHPMAMMSTPGNGMVFNPSMPYTSCPAFPMAKTPAAVVPPVFPNDQQETTYLYIPNNAVGAIIGTKGSHIRNIMRFSGASVKIAPLETDKPLEQQTERKVTIIGTPEGQWKAQYMIFEKMREEGFMCGTDDVRLTVEILVASSQVGRIIGKGGQNVRELQRVTGSIIKLPEHNVTPVTGEEETTVHIIGPFFSVQSAQRRIRAMMMSTNPPPVTKKQKAAKEQSSSTSGTQSQPQQIPQQQQQQQLPQQQSSPPQQQQHQQSSSSSQ; from the exons tgtttcatcaaaaattttgattagcGGCATTCCGCTGCAAACGCGTTTTGAAGACATCGAACCGCTTCTCAAGCCATTTGGCACCGTCAAACAGTGCGAGGCTGTAACTAGTAAGGATCCAAATACTCAGACCGTACATATAACGTTTGAGAATCCTGATCAGGCACAAAG AGCTGCTGGCGGTCTTAACGGTGTCGAATTCGAAGGTAATAAGTTGCATGCCGAGCAGCTGGACAAAAATCTGCGCCGAAACGCACGTAGCGCTCGTAATCAATACGCTGGGATGCCAGGTCCGGGTCGGCAAGCTGATTTTCCACTGCGCATATTGGTTCAAAGTGAAATGGTTGGTGCCATAATTGGTCGTCAAGGAAGCACGATTCGAACAATTACTCAACAGAGTAGAGCTCGTGTTGATGTCCATCGAAAAGAAAACGTTGGCAGCGTAGAAAAAGCAATCACCATCTATGGAAATCCAGAAAACTGCACAAATGCTTGCAAGCGAATTCTTGAGGTCATGCAGCAAGAAGCTATTTCTACAAACAAAgg tGAAATATGTCTTAAGATCCTGGCACACAACAATTTAATTGGTCGCATTATTGGCAAAAACGGTAACACTATCAAACGGATAATGCAAGAAACTGATACGAAAATAACCGTTAGTTCAATAAATGATATAAGCAGCTACAATTTAGAGCGCATTATAACTGTTAAAGGCTTAATCGAGAATATGTCTCGTGCAGAAAGTCAAATAAGCTCGAAACTCCGCCAAAGCTATGAAAATGACCTTCAAGCAATGGCGCCACAAAGCTTAATGTTTCCTGGTTTACATCCGATGGCAATGATGTCAACACCAGGCAATGGAATGGTTTTCAATCCAAGCATGCCCTACACCTCATGTCCGGCATTTCCAATGGCTAAGACACCAGCGGCAGTTGTTCCTCCCGTCTTCCCAAATGATCAACAAGAAACAACATACCTTTATATTCCCAATAATGCAGTTGGTGCTATAATCGGAACCAAAGGCTCACACATTCGTAATATTATGAGATTTTCGGGTGCATCAGTGAAAATTGCGCCGCTGGAGACCGATAAACCATTGGAACAACAGACCGAACGTAAGGTTACAATAATTGGTACACCCGAAGGCCAATGGAAGGCACAatatatgatttttgaaaaaatgcgtgAAGAAGGCTTTATGTGTGGAACCGATGACGTACGGTTAACGGTGGAGATATTGGTAGCTAGCTCACAG gTTGGAAGGATAATTGGAAAGGGCGGTCAAAATGTTCGTGAATTACAGCGAGTGACAGGTAGTATTATTAAGCTTCCAGAACACAATGTTACTCCAGTGACGGGCGAAGAAGAAACAACTGTTCACATAATCGGGCCGTTCTTTAGTGTACAG TCTGCTCAACGAAGAATTCGAGCGATGATGATGTCAACAAATCCACCGCCAGTCACTAAAAAGCAAAAAGCTGCTAAAGAACAATCATCATCAACCAGTGGGACCCAATCACAGCCCCAACAAATCccacaacagcagcagcaacaacagctaCCACAGCAACAATCCTCTCCAcctcaacaacagcaacatcagCAATCTTCAAGTTCGAGTCAGTAA
- the LOC129947963 gene encoding insulin-like growth factor 2 mRNA-binding protein 1 isoform X5, with protein sequence MPSNSDFPEDGRQDSFSTGSESSRAAGGLNGVEFEGNKLHAEQLDKNLRRNARSARNQYAGMPGPGRQADFPLRILVQSEMVGAIIGRQGSTIRTITQQSRARVDVHRKENVGSVEKAITIYGNPENCTNACKRILEVMQQEAISTNKGEICLKILAHNNLIGRIIGKNGNTIKRIMQETDTKITVSSINDISSYNLERIITVKGLIENMSRAESQISSKLRQSYENDLQAMAPQSLMFPGLHPMAMMSTPGNGMVFNPSMPYTSCPAFPMAKTPAAVVPPVFPNDQQETTYLYIPNNAVGAIIGTKGSHIRNIMRFSGASVKIAPLETDKPLEQQTERKVTIIGTPEGQWKAQYMIFEKMREEGFMCGTDDVRLTVEILVASSQVGRIIGKGGQNVRELQRVTGSIIKLPEHNVTPVTGEEETTVHIIGPFFSVQSAQRRIRAMMMSTNPPPVTKKQKAAKEQSSSTSGTQSQPQQIPQQQQQQQLPQQQSSPPQQQQHQQSSSSSQ encoded by the exons AGCTGCTGGCGGTCTTAACGGTGTCGAATTCGAAGGTAATAAGTTGCATGCCGAGCAGCTGGACAAAAATCTGCGCCGAAACGCACGTAGCGCTCGTAATCAATACGCTGGGATGCCAGGTCCGGGTCGGCAAGCTGATTTTCCACTGCGCATATTGGTTCAAAGTGAAATGGTTGGTGCCATAATTGGTCGTCAAGGAAGCACGATTCGAACAATTACTCAACAGAGTAGAGCTCGTGTTGATGTCCATCGAAAAGAAAACGTTGGCAGCGTAGAAAAAGCAATCACCATCTATGGAAATCCAGAAAACTGCACAAATGCTTGCAAGCGAATTCTTGAGGTCATGCAGCAAGAAGCTATTTCTACAAACAAAgg tGAAATATGTCTTAAGATCCTGGCACACAACAATTTAATTGGTCGCATTATTGGCAAAAACGGTAACACTATCAAACGGATAATGCAAGAAACTGATACGAAAATAACCGTTAGTTCAATAAATGATATAAGCAGCTACAATTTAGAGCGCATTATAACTGTTAAAGGCTTAATCGAGAATATGTCTCGTGCAGAAAGTCAAATAAGCTCGAAACTCCGCCAAAGCTATGAAAATGACCTTCAAGCAATGGCGCCACAAAGCTTAATGTTTCCTGGTTTACATCCGATGGCAATGATGTCAACACCAGGCAATGGAATGGTTTTCAATCCAAGCATGCCCTACACCTCATGTCCGGCATTTCCAATGGCTAAGACACCAGCGGCAGTTGTTCCTCCCGTCTTCCCAAATGATCAACAAGAAACAACATACCTTTATATTCCCAATAATGCAGTTGGTGCTATAATCGGAACCAAAGGCTCACACATTCGTAATATTATGAGATTTTCGGGTGCATCAGTGAAAATTGCGCCGCTGGAGACCGATAAACCATTGGAACAACAGACCGAACGTAAGGTTACAATAATTGGTACACCCGAAGGCCAATGGAAGGCACAatatatgatttttgaaaaaatgcgtgAAGAAGGCTTTATGTGTGGAACCGATGACGTACGGTTAACGGTGGAGATATTGGTAGCTAGCTCACAG gTTGGAAGGATAATTGGAAAGGGCGGTCAAAATGTTCGTGAATTACAGCGAGTGACAGGTAGTATTATTAAGCTTCCAGAACACAATGTTACTCCAGTGACGGGCGAAGAAGAAACAACTGTTCACATAATCGGGCCGTTCTTTAGTGTACAG TCTGCTCAACGAAGAATTCGAGCGATGATGATGTCAACAAATCCACCGCCAGTCACTAAAAAGCAAAAAGCTGCTAAAGAACAATCATCATCAACCAGTGGGACCCAATCACAGCCCCAACAAATCccacaacagcagcagcaacaacagctaCCACAGCAACAATCCTCTCCAcctcaacaacagcaacatcagCAATCTTCAAGTTCGAGTCAGTAA
- the LOC129947963 gene encoding insulin-like growth factor 2 mRNA-binding protein 1 isoform X1, whose product MTSELDQFADLELSKEDREQIFDPPLDRQQMEGAGAISVSSKILISGIPLQTRFEDIEPLLKPFGTVKQCEAVTSKDPNTQTVHITFENPDQAQRAAGGLNGVEFEGNKLHAEQLDKNLRRNARSARNQYAGMPGPGRQADFPLRILVQSEMVGAIIGRQGSTIRTITQQSRARVDVHRKENVGSVEKAITIYGNPENCTNACKRILEVMQQEAISTNKGEICLKILAHNNLIGRIIGKNGNTIKRIMQETDTKITVSSINDISSYNLERIITVKGLIENMSRAESQISSKLRQSYENDLQAMAPQSLMFPGLHPMAMMSTPGNGMVFNPSMPYTSCPAFPMAKTPAAVVPPVFPNDQQETTYLYIPNNAVGAIIGTKGSHIRNIMRFSGASVKIAPLETDKPLEQQTERKVTIIGTPEGQWKAQYMIFEKMREEGFMCGTDDVRLTVEILVASSQVGRIIGKGGQNVRELQRVTGSIIKLPEHNVTPVTGEEETTVHIIGPFFSVQSAQRRIRAMMMSTNPPPVTKKQKAAKEQSSSTSGTQSQPQQIPQQQQQQQLPQQQSSPPQQQQHQQSSSSSQ is encoded by the exons tgtttcatcaaaaattttgattagcGGCATTCCGCTGCAAACGCGTTTTGAAGACATCGAACCGCTTCTCAAGCCATTTGGCACCGTCAAACAGTGCGAGGCTGTAACTAGTAAGGATCCAAATACTCAGACCGTACATATAACGTTTGAGAATCCTGATCAGGCACAAAG AGCTGCTGGCGGTCTTAACGGTGTCGAATTCGAAGGTAATAAGTTGCATGCCGAGCAGCTGGACAAAAATCTGCGCCGAAACGCACGTAGCGCTCGTAATCAATACGCTGGGATGCCAGGTCCGGGTCGGCAAGCTGATTTTCCACTGCGCATATTGGTTCAAAGTGAAATGGTTGGTGCCATAATTGGTCGTCAAGGAAGCACGATTCGAACAATTACTCAACAGAGTAGAGCTCGTGTTGATGTCCATCGAAAAGAAAACGTTGGCAGCGTAGAAAAAGCAATCACCATCTATGGAAATCCAGAAAACTGCACAAATGCTTGCAAGCGAATTCTTGAGGTCATGCAGCAAGAAGCTATTTCTACAAACAAAgg tGAAATATGTCTTAAGATCCTGGCACACAACAATTTAATTGGTCGCATTATTGGCAAAAACGGTAACACTATCAAACGGATAATGCAAGAAACTGATACGAAAATAACCGTTAGTTCAATAAATGATATAAGCAGCTACAATTTAGAGCGCATTATAACTGTTAAAGGCTTAATCGAGAATATGTCTCGTGCAGAAAGTCAAATAAGCTCGAAACTCCGCCAAAGCTATGAAAATGACCTTCAAGCAATGGCGCCACAAAGCTTAATGTTTCCTGGTTTACATCCGATGGCAATGATGTCAACACCAGGCAATGGAATGGTTTTCAATCCAAGCATGCCCTACACCTCATGTCCGGCATTTCCAATGGCTAAGACACCAGCGGCAGTTGTTCCTCCCGTCTTCCCAAATGATCAACAAGAAACAACATACCTTTATATTCCCAATAATGCAGTTGGTGCTATAATCGGAACCAAAGGCTCACACATTCGTAATATTATGAGATTTTCGGGTGCATCAGTGAAAATTGCGCCGCTGGAGACCGATAAACCATTGGAACAACAGACCGAACGTAAGGTTACAATAATTGGTACACCCGAAGGCCAATGGAAGGCACAatatatgatttttgaaaaaatgcgtgAAGAAGGCTTTATGTGTGGAACCGATGACGTACGGTTAACGGTGGAGATATTGGTAGCTAGCTCACAG gTTGGAAGGATAATTGGAAAGGGCGGTCAAAATGTTCGTGAATTACAGCGAGTGACAGGTAGTATTATTAAGCTTCCAGAACACAATGTTACTCCAGTGACGGGCGAAGAAGAAACAACTGTTCACATAATCGGGCCGTTCTTTAGTGTACAG TCTGCTCAACGAAGAATTCGAGCGATGATGATGTCAACAAATCCACCGCCAGTCACTAAAAAGCAAAAAGCTGCTAAAGAACAATCATCATCAACCAGTGGGACCCAATCACAGCCCCAACAAATCccacaacagcagcagcaacaacagctaCCACAGCAACAATCCTCTCCAcctcaacaacagcaacatcagCAATCTTCAAGTTCGAGTCAGTAA
- the LOC129947963 gene encoding insulin-like growth factor 2 mRNA-binding protein 1 isoform X4, which yields MTSELDQFADLELSKEDREQIFDPPLDRQQMEGAGAIRAAGGLNGVEFEGNKLHAEQLDKNLRRNARSARNQYAGMPGPGRQADFPLRILVQSEMVGAIIGRQGSTIRTITQQSRARVDVHRKENVGSVEKAITIYGNPENCTNACKRILEVMQQEAISTNKGEICLKILAHNNLIGRIIGKNGNTIKRIMQETDTKITVSSINDISSYNLERIITVKGLIENMSRAESQISSKLRQSYENDLQAMAPQSLMFPGLHPMAMMSTPGNGMVFNPSMPYTSCPAFPMAKTPAAVVPPVFPNDQQETTYLYIPNNAVGAIIGTKGSHIRNIMRFSGASVKIAPLETDKPLEQQTERKVTIIGTPEGQWKAQYMIFEKMREEGFMCGTDDVRLTVEILVASSQVGRIIGKGGQNVRELQRVTGSIIKLPEHNVTPVTGEEETTVHIIGPFFSVQSAQRRIRAMMMSTNPPPVTKKQKAAKEQSSSTSGTQSQPQQIPQQQQQQQLPQQQSSPPQQQQHQQSSSSSQ from the exons AGCTGCTGGCGGTCTTAACGGTGTCGAATTCGAAGGTAATAAGTTGCATGCCGAGCAGCTGGACAAAAATCTGCGCCGAAACGCACGTAGCGCTCGTAATCAATACGCTGGGATGCCAGGTCCGGGTCGGCAAGCTGATTTTCCACTGCGCATATTGGTTCAAAGTGAAATGGTTGGTGCCATAATTGGTCGTCAAGGAAGCACGATTCGAACAATTACTCAACAGAGTAGAGCTCGTGTTGATGTCCATCGAAAAGAAAACGTTGGCAGCGTAGAAAAAGCAATCACCATCTATGGAAATCCAGAAAACTGCACAAATGCTTGCAAGCGAATTCTTGAGGTCATGCAGCAAGAAGCTATTTCTACAAACAAAgg tGAAATATGTCTTAAGATCCTGGCACACAACAATTTAATTGGTCGCATTATTGGCAAAAACGGTAACACTATCAAACGGATAATGCAAGAAACTGATACGAAAATAACCGTTAGTTCAATAAATGATATAAGCAGCTACAATTTAGAGCGCATTATAACTGTTAAAGGCTTAATCGAGAATATGTCTCGTGCAGAAAGTCAAATAAGCTCGAAACTCCGCCAAAGCTATGAAAATGACCTTCAAGCAATGGCGCCACAAAGCTTAATGTTTCCTGGTTTACATCCGATGGCAATGATGTCAACACCAGGCAATGGAATGGTTTTCAATCCAAGCATGCCCTACACCTCATGTCCGGCATTTCCAATGGCTAAGACACCAGCGGCAGTTGTTCCTCCCGTCTTCCCAAATGATCAACAAGAAACAACATACCTTTATATTCCCAATAATGCAGTTGGTGCTATAATCGGAACCAAAGGCTCACACATTCGTAATATTATGAGATTTTCGGGTGCATCAGTGAAAATTGCGCCGCTGGAGACCGATAAACCATTGGAACAACAGACCGAACGTAAGGTTACAATAATTGGTACACCCGAAGGCCAATGGAAGGCACAatatatgatttttgaaaaaatgcgtgAAGAAGGCTTTATGTGTGGAACCGATGACGTACGGTTAACGGTGGAGATATTGGTAGCTAGCTCACAG gTTGGAAGGATAATTGGAAAGGGCGGTCAAAATGTTCGTGAATTACAGCGAGTGACAGGTAGTATTATTAAGCTTCCAGAACACAATGTTACTCCAGTGACGGGCGAAGAAGAAACAACTGTTCACATAATCGGGCCGTTCTTTAGTGTACAG TCTGCTCAACGAAGAATTCGAGCGATGATGATGTCAACAAATCCACCGCCAGTCACTAAAAAGCAAAAAGCTGCTAAAGAACAATCATCATCAACCAGTGGGACCCAATCACAGCCCCAACAAATCccacaacagcagcagcaacaacagctaCCACAGCAACAATCCTCTCCAcctcaacaacagcaacatcagCAATCTTCAAGTTCGAGTCAGTAA
- the LOC129947963 gene encoding insulin-like growth factor 2 mRNA-binding protein 1 isoform X3, with product MSRFRVSSKILISGIPLQTRFEDIEPLLKPFGTVKQCEAVTSKDPNTQTVHITFENPDQAQRAAGGLNGVEFEGNKLHAEQLDKNLRRNARSARNQYAGMPGPGRQADFPLRILVQSEMVGAIIGRQGSTIRTITQQSRARVDVHRKENVGSVEKAITIYGNPENCTNACKRILEVMQQEAISTNKGEICLKILAHNNLIGRIIGKNGNTIKRIMQETDTKITVSSINDISSYNLERIITVKGLIENMSRAESQISSKLRQSYENDLQAMAPQSLMFPGLHPMAMMSTPGNGMVFNPSMPYTSCPAFPMAKTPAAVVPPVFPNDQQETTYLYIPNNAVGAIIGTKGSHIRNIMRFSGASVKIAPLETDKPLEQQTERKVTIIGTPEGQWKAQYMIFEKMREEGFMCGTDDVRLTVEILVASSQVGRIIGKGGQNVRELQRVTGSIIKLPEHNVTPVTGEEETTVHIIGPFFSVQSAQRRIRAMMMSTNPPPVTKKQKAAKEQSSSTSGTQSQPQQIPQQQQQQQLPQQQSSPPQQQQHQQSSSSSQ from the exons tgtttcatcaaaaattttgattagcGGCATTCCGCTGCAAACGCGTTTTGAAGACATCGAACCGCTTCTCAAGCCATTTGGCACCGTCAAACAGTGCGAGGCTGTAACTAGTAAGGATCCAAATACTCAGACCGTACATATAACGTTTGAGAATCCTGATCAGGCACAAAG AGCTGCTGGCGGTCTTAACGGTGTCGAATTCGAAGGTAATAAGTTGCATGCCGAGCAGCTGGACAAAAATCTGCGCCGAAACGCACGTAGCGCTCGTAATCAATACGCTGGGATGCCAGGTCCGGGTCGGCAAGCTGATTTTCCACTGCGCATATTGGTTCAAAGTGAAATGGTTGGTGCCATAATTGGTCGTCAAGGAAGCACGATTCGAACAATTACTCAACAGAGTAGAGCTCGTGTTGATGTCCATCGAAAAGAAAACGTTGGCAGCGTAGAAAAAGCAATCACCATCTATGGAAATCCAGAAAACTGCACAAATGCTTGCAAGCGAATTCTTGAGGTCATGCAGCAAGAAGCTATTTCTACAAACAAAgg tGAAATATGTCTTAAGATCCTGGCACACAACAATTTAATTGGTCGCATTATTGGCAAAAACGGTAACACTATCAAACGGATAATGCAAGAAACTGATACGAAAATAACCGTTAGTTCAATAAATGATATAAGCAGCTACAATTTAGAGCGCATTATAACTGTTAAAGGCTTAATCGAGAATATGTCTCGTGCAGAAAGTCAAATAAGCTCGAAACTCCGCCAAAGCTATGAAAATGACCTTCAAGCAATGGCGCCACAAAGCTTAATGTTTCCTGGTTTACATCCGATGGCAATGATGTCAACACCAGGCAATGGAATGGTTTTCAATCCAAGCATGCCCTACACCTCATGTCCGGCATTTCCAATGGCTAAGACACCAGCGGCAGTTGTTCCTCCCGTCTTCCCAAATGATCAACAAGAAACAACATACCTTTATATTCCCAATAATGCAGTTGGTGCTATAATCGGAACCAAAGGCTCACACATTCGTAATATTATGAGATTTTCGGGTGCATCAGTGAAAATTGCGCCGCTGGAGACCGATAAACCATTGGAACAACAGACCGAACGTAAGGTTACAATAATTGGTACACCCGAAGGCCAATGGAAGGCACAatatatgatttttgaaaaaatgcgtgAAGAAGGCTTTATGTGTGGAACCGATGACGTACGGTTAACGGTGGAGATATTGGTAGCTAGCTCACAG gTTGGAAGGATAATTGGAAAGGGCGGTCAAAATGTTCGTGAATTACAGCGAGTGACAGGTAGTATTATTAAGCTTCCAGAACACAATGTTACTCCAGTGACGGGCGAAGAAGAAACAACTGTTCACATAATCGGGCCGTTCTTTAGTGTACAG TCTGCTCAACGAAGAATTCGAGCGATGATGATGTCAACAAATCCACCGCCAGTCACTAAAAAGCAAAAAGCTGCTAAAGAACAATCATCATCAACCAGTGGGACCCAATCACAGCCCCAACAAATCccacaacagcagcagcaacaacagctaCCACAGCAACAATCCTCTCCAcctcaacaacagcaacatcagCAATCTTCAAGTTCGAGTCAGTAA
- the LOC129947963 gene encoding insulin-like growth factor 2 mRNA-binding protein 1 isoform X6, which yields MSRFRAAGGLNGVEFEGNKLHAEQLDKNLRRNARSARNQYAGMPGPGRQADFPLRILVQSEMVGAIIGRQGSTIRTITQQSRARVDVHRKENVGSVEKAITIYGNPENCTNACKRILEVMQQEAISTNKGEICLKILAHNNLIGRIIGKNGNTIKRIMQETDTKITVSSINDISSYNLERIITVKGLIENMSRAESQISSKLRQSYENDLQAMAPQSLMFPGLHPMAMMSTPGNGMVFNPSMPYTSCPAFPMAKTPAAVVPPVFPNDQQETTYLYIPNNAVGAIIGTKGSHIRNIMRFSGASVKIAPLETDKPLEQQTERKVTIIGTPEGQWKAQYMIFEKMREEGFMCGTDDVRLTVEILVASSQVGRIIGKGGQNVRELQRVTGSIIKLPEHNVTPVTGEEETTVHIIGPFFSVQSAQRRIRAMMMSTNPPPVTKKQKAAKEQSSSTSGTQSQPQQIPQQQQQQQLPQQQSSPPQQQQHQQSSSSSQ from the exons AGCTGCTGGCGGTCTTAACGGTGTCGAATTCGAAGGTAATAAGTTGCATGCCGAGCAGCTGGACAAAAATCTGCGCCGAAACGCACGTAGCGCTCGTAATCAATACGCTGGGATGCCAGGTCCGGGTCGGCAAGCTGATTTTCCACTGCGCATATTGGTTCAAAGTGAAATGGTTGGTGCCATAATTGGTCGTCAAGGAAGCACGATTCGAACAATTACTCAACAGAGTAGAGCTCGTGTTGATGTCCATCGAAAAGAAAACGTTGGCAGCGTAGAAAAAGCAATCACCATCTATGGAAATCCAGAAAACTGCACAAATGCTTGCAAGCGAATTCTTGAGGTCATGCAGCAAGAAGCTATTTCTACAAACAAAgg tGAAATATGTCTTAAGATCCTGGCACACAACAATTTAATTGGTCGCATTATTGGCAAAAACGGTAACACTATCAAACGGATAATGCAAGAAACTGATACGAAAATAACCGTTAGTTCAATAAATGATATAAGCAGCTACAATTTAGAGCGCATTATAACTGTTAAAGGCTTAATCGAGAATATGTCTCGTGCAGAAAGTCAAATAAGCTCGAAACTCCGCCAAAGCTATGAAAATGACCTTCAAGCAATGGCGCCACAAAGCTTAATGTTTCCTGGTTTACATCCGATGGCAATGATGTCAACACCAGGCAATGGAATGGTTTTCAATCCAAGCATGCCCTACACCTCATGTCCGGCATTTCCAATGGCTAAGACACCAGCGGCAGTTGTTCCTCCCGTCTTCCCAAATGATCAACAAGAAACAACATACCTTTATATTCCCAATAATGCAGTTGGTGCTATAATCGGAACCAAAGGCTCACACATTCGTAATATTATGAGATTTTCGGGTGCATCAGTGAAAATTGCGCCGCTGGAGACCGATAAACCATTGGAACAACAGACCGAACGTAAGGTTACAATAATTGGTACACCCGAAGGCCAATGGAAGGCACAatatatgatttttgaaaaaatgcgtgAAGAAGGCTTTATGTGTGGAACCGATGACGTACGGTTAACGGTGGAGATATTGGTAGCTAGCTCACAG gTTGGAAGGATAATTGGAAAGGGCGGTCAAAATGTTCGTGAATTACAGCGAGTGACAGGTAGTATTATTAAGCTTCCAGAACACAATGTTACTCCAGTGACGGGCGAAGAAGAAACAACTGTTCACATAATCGGGCCGTTCTTTAGTGTACAG TCTGCTCAACGAAGAATTCGAGCGATGATGATGTCAACAAATCCACCGCCAGTCACTAAAAAGCAAAAAGCTGCTAAAGAACAATCATCATCAACCAGTGGGACCCAATCACAGCCCCAACAAATCccacaacagcagcagcaacaacagctaCCACAGCAACAATCCTCTCCAcctcaacaacagcaacatcagCAATCTTCAAGTTCGAGTCAGTAA